A genome region from Natranaeroarchaeum sulfidigenes includes the following:
- a CDS encoding GNAT family N-acetyltransferase: MTDFRSLPAEDRQQFRSMLRYAFTPERGPLDAAETESEETELFDRYGLYDDNTLVSGCKLYTPEARIRDEITTIGGLGAVATLPEFRGKGYGRQLCLQVLSEYRKRGIGLVALWPFSTPFYRRMGWGTANKVTRYELPPRALPMADTAGRMRRIDGDDWKELRAVERRSSGDRSLALRRSETWWRERTLANWTGDGAPFCYGYERDGQLQGYLVYTVGDDDKRTLTVSGFVAADEEAYRALFDFLSGHGAQIERIVGERALGTDLLSRVEDPAAIDCTVEPGPMVRLTDVEALEAIEWPAEEIECTLAVSDPLVADNEGVFELSVSDGRASIDRVADSVNGQSTGTADATIGIGTLSQLAVGTYGLDEARRLGDLRILDESVRTALGAVFEPRAVGLREFF; encoded by the coding sequence ATGACCGACTTTCGCTCACTACCTGCCGAGGATCGCCAGCAGTTCCGTTCAATGCTCCGCTATGCGTTCACCCCCGAACGCGGTCCGCTCGATGCGGCGGAGACCGAGAGTGAGGAGACCGAGTTGTTCGATCGGTACGGCCTGTACGACGACAACACCCTCGTTAGCGGCTGTAAACTGTACACACCGGAGGCCCGCATCCGTGACGAGATCACGACGATCGGCGGACTGGGTGCGGTCGCCACGCTCCCCGAGTTCCGCGGGAAGGGCTACGGACGCCAGTTGTGTCTGCAGGTGCTCTCGGAGTACCGTAAACGAGGGATAGGTCTCGTGGCTCTCTGGCCGTTCTCGACGCCGTTCTACCGACGGATGGGCTGGGGGACGGCCAACAAGGTGACACGGTACGAACTTCCCCCGCGGGCGCTCCCGATGGCCGATACTGCCGGGCGAATGCGACGGATCGACGGCGATGACTGGAAAGAGCTACGAGCGGTCGAGCGCCGTTCCAGCGGGGATCGGTCGCTTGCACTGCGACGCTCCGAGACGTGGTGGCGTGAGCGTACCCTCGCGAACTGGACCGGTGATGGCGCACCGTTCTGTTACGGCTACGAGCGGGACGGACAGCTACAGGGCTATCTGGTCTACACCGTCGGTGACGACGACAAGCGGACGCTCACGGTCAGCGGGTTCGTCGCGGCAGACGAAGAGGCCTATCGTGCCCTGTTCGACTTTCTCTCTGGTCACGGCGCACAGATCGAGCGGATCGTCGGAGAGCGCGCGCTGGGCACAGATCTGCTCTCCCGGGTCGAGGATCCGGCAGCCATCGACTGTACCGTCGAGCCGGGACCGATGGTCCGACTGACCGACGTCGAGGCCCTAGAAGCGATCGAATGGCCAGCCGAAGAGATAGAGTGCACGCTGGCGGTGTCTGATCCGCTCGTCGCGGACAACGAGGGCGTGTTCGAGCTGTCTGTATCGGACGGACGTGCGAGCATCGATCGCGTCGCCGATAGCGTGAACGGTCAGTCCACTGGGACGGCCGACGCAACCATCGGGATCGGGACGCTCTCCCAGCTGGCCGTC
- the dhaM gene encoding dihydroxyacetone kinase phosphoryl donor subunit DhaM, with translation MIGLVVVSHSARAAEGVCEVAQEMAGDARIEAAGGEDDGLGTDAGRIREAIERADDGDGVVVLVDLGSAVMNAELAIEMSDAEVRIADAPVLEGAVNAGVETTSGKATLDSVVERAEEAREYRKLD, from the coding sequence ATGATCGGACTCGTTGTGGTCTCACACAGTGCCCGCGCCGCGGAAGGGGTCTGTGAGGTCGCACAGGAGATGGCTGGTGACGCCCGAATCGAAGCTGCGGGCGGCGAAGACGATGGGCTCGGAACCGACGCGGGACGGATCCGGGAGGCTATCGAGCGCGCCGATGACGGGGACGGAGTCGTCGTCCTCGTCGATCTCGGAAGCGCGGTAATGAACGCCGAGCTGGCGATCGAGATGAGCGACGCGGAGGTACGGATCGCCGACGCACCCGTGCTGGAGGGTGCTGTCAACGCTGGCGTCGAGACGACCAGCGGGAAAGCCACACTCGACTCGGTCGTCGAGCGGGCCGAGGAAGCGCGCGAGTACCGGAAGCTGGACTGA
- the dhaL gene encoding dihydroxyacetone kinase subunit DhaL: MSDTERQREAVVEALENVTARLDEEKSHLTDLDSAIGDADHGANMTRGFRKANEKVQDMDEADPAELVKTIGVTLVSEVGGASGPLYGGSIMSASQAFSEEGITAETSVAFAEAYLEKVQDRGGAEIGSKTMVDALTPAVHTYKKSIETDDLEPLEALAKAVDAAERGVEFTTPIRAKKGRASYLGWRSVGHQDPGATSTLYIMEELLATAQTYLNGEVEATAEAETAPEEMPDEVAEGEEE; this comes from the coding sequence ATGAGTGATACGGAACGACAGCGAGAGGCGGTCGTAGAGGCACTCGAAAACGTTACCGCGCGGCTCGACGAAGAGAAGTCACATCTGACGGACCTGGACTCGGCGATCGGCGATGCCGACCACGGGGCAAACATGACCCGGGGGTTCAGAAAGGCAAACGAGAAAGTACAGGACATGGACGAGGCCGATCCCGCCGAGCTTGTGAAGACGATCGGCGTCACGCTCGTCTCGGAGGTCGGCGGCGCGTCCGGTCCGCTCTACGGCGGCTCGATCATGTCTGCAAGTCAGGCGTTCTCCGAGGAGGGGATCACCGCCGAGACCAGCGTCGCCTTCGCCGAGGCGTATCTGGAGAAGGTTCAGGACCGTGGCGGTGCGGAGATCGGATCGAAGACGATGGTCGACGCGCTTACGCCTGCCGTCCACACCTACAAGAAGTCGATCGAGACTGACGATCTAGAGCCCCTCGAAGCGCTGGCAAAGGCGGTCGACGCCGCCGAGCGGGGCGTCGAGTTCACCACGCCGATCCGGGCGAAAAAGGGACGGGCATCGTATCTAGGTTGGCGATCGGTCGGCCATCAGGACCCCGGCGCGACGTCAACACTGTACATCATGGAGGAACTGCTTGCCACCGCCCAGACGTATCTCAACGGTGAGGTCGAAGCGACTGCCGAGGCTGAAACAGCACCCGAGGAGATGCCCGACGAGGTAGCGGAGGGCGAGGAGGAATGA
- the dhaK gene encoding dihydroxyacetone kinase subunit DhaK: protein MKKLINDPEDVVDEMLDGMVAAYPDRLRRLDDAEVLVRADAPVDGKVGIVSGGGSGHEPTHGGFIGDGMLDGAAAGEVFTSPTADQLGSMIEACDGGEGVLAVVKNYEGDVMNFDTAAEMAGMEGVDVSQVVVNDDVAVEDSLYTSGRRGVAGTILVHKAAGAKAAEGADLDEVTRVAEKVIDNVATMGTALTSCITPDKGEPTFDLGEDEIELGIGIHGEPGTERTDIMSADEITEHLTENVLDDLDLDDGQEVVTIVNGMGGTPLMELFVVNKRLQELIDDHGLETWDAWVGDYMTSLDMDGASITVCAVDDELKELLSAPADTPGLTVTE, encoded by the coding sequence ATGAAGAAGCTCATCAACGACCCGGAAGACGTCGTCGACGAGATGCTCGACGGAATGGTAGCGGCGTACCCTGATCGACTCCGGCGGCTCGACGATGCTGAAGTGCTCGTTCGAGCGGACGCGCCTGTCGACGGGAAGGTAGGGATCGTCTCGGGCGGGGGAAGCGGTCACGAACCGACACACGGTGGCTTCATTGGGGACGGAATGCTCGATGGCGCAGCGGCCGGAGAGGTGTTCACGTCGCCGACCGCGGACCAGCTTGGGTCAATGATCGAAGCGTGTGACGGCGGCGAAGGCGTCCTTGCCGTGGTGAAAAACTACGAGGGCGACGTGATGAACTTCGATACCGCTGCGGAGATGGCGGGGATGGAGGGTGTCGATGTCTCGCAAGTCGTCGTCAACGACGATGTTGCCGTCGAGGACTCGCTGTACACGTCCGGTCGGCGCGGCGTCGCCGGGACGATCCTCGTCCACAAGGCGGCTGGTGCGAAGGCGGCCGAGGGTGCCGACCTCGACGAGGTGACGCGTGTCGCAGAGAAGGTCATCGACAACGTCGCCACGATGGGGACGGCGCTGACCTCCTGTATCACCCCTGACAAGGGTGAGCCGACGTTCGATCTGGGGGAGGACGAGATCGAACTCGGAATCGGCATCCACGGCGAGCCGGGTACCGAGCGAACCGACATCATGAGCGCCGACGAGATCACCGAGCATCTCACCGAGAACGTACTGGACGATCTCGACCTGGACGACGGCCAGGAGGTCGTCACGATCGTCAATGGGATGGGTGGTACCCCACTGATGGAACTGTTTGTCGTCAACAAACGTCTGCAGGAGCTGATCGACGACCACGGACTGGAGACCTGGGACGCGTGGGTCGGCGACTACATGACCTCACTAGACATGGACGGCGCGTCGATCACTGTCTGTGCGGTCGATGACGAACTCAAAGAGTTGCTGTCAGCGCCAGCGGACACACCGGGACTGACAGTGACGGAATAG
- a CDS encoding DUF7110 family protein: protein MSTDNSSHVYRLHSTLELPLEDVHDFFDDPSLPDGIDDVDITRRNNTLILKAVATDKSLSKYTPTAQLKASVTENRVYEEPEEVRRRKSGPQWGDEEEDEPESELVEFAAFKGDRETVLQNTTLQYEMFQVLCEIAKESEKGTLTAITERDGDLEATRIVDGDPRPSSIEVVEGAGDNDSNGGGVNWRDNKFISE, encoded by the coding sequence ATGTCAACAGACAATTCCAGCCACGTTTATCGGCTCCACTCGACACTGGAACTGCCACTCGAAGACGTCCACGACTTCTTCGACGACCCATCACTGCCCGACGGTATCGACGACGTAGATATCACCCGTCGGAACAACACGCTCATTCTGAAAGCGGTGGCGACCGACAAGTCGTTGAGCAAGTACACTCCGACGGCACAGTTGAAAGCGAGCGTAACGGAAAACCGCGTGTACGAAGAACCCGAGGAGGTGCGTCGACGAAAGAGCGGCCCACAGTGGGGTGACGAAGAAGAGGACGAACCCGAGTCCGAACTCGTCGAGTTTGCTGCGTTCAAAGGGGATCGCGAAACCGTTCTGCAGAACACGACCCTGCAGTACGAGATGTTCCAGGTACTCTGTGAGATCGCCAAGGAATCCGAAAAGGGGACGCTCACTGCGATCACCGAACGGGACGGCGACCTCGAAGCGACGCGAATCGTCGACGGCGACCCCCGCCCGAGTTCGATCGAAGTCGTCGAGGGTGCGGGCGACAACGACTCGAACGGCGGTGGCGTCAACTGGCGGGATAACAAGTTTATAAGCGAGTGA
- a CDS encoding bifunctional 4-hydroxy-2-oxoglutarate aldolase/2-dehydro-3-deoxy-phosphogluconate aldolase, translated as MSTHENMQQLVDSGVIAVLRGVDEADVEQVAEALIEGGVTTLEVTADTPGAIDMIGDLAAAYEDREDVLIGAGTVLDAETARSALLAGAEFVVCPSFHEDVVETCNRYGAVVAPGVATPTEAIEAYETGADLVKLFPASDLGASYLGSIKGPLGQIPIVPTGGIGPDNAGEFIEAGACAVGAGGSLIDAEAIEAGKYDVLTENAEALVAAVEDAR; from the coding sequence ATGAGCACGCACGAGAACATGCAACAGCTAGTCGATAGCGGAGTAATCGCGGTGCTGCGCGGCGTCGACGAAGCGGACGTCGAACAGGTAGCCGAAGCCCTGATCGAGGGCGGCGTGACGACGCTCGAAGTTACCGCCGACACGCCGGGTGCGATCGACATGATCGGCGATCTCGCAGCGGCATACGAGGATCGCGAGGACGTCCTCATCGGTGCCGGGACAGTGCTCGACGCCGAAACAGCACGGTCCGCCCTGCTCGCCGGTGCGGAGTTCGTCGTCTGCCCGAGCTTTCACGAGGACGTCGTCGAGACCTGCAATCGCTACGGTGCGGTCGTCGCGCCGGGCGTCGCCACTCCCACCGAAGCGATCGAAGCCTACGAAACTGGCGCGGATCTCGTGAAGCTGTTCCCCGCCTCGGATCTCGGCGCGAGCTATCTTGGCAGTATCAAGGGACCACTCGGCCAGATCCCGATCGTCCCGACCGGCGGTATCGGGCCGGATAACGCCGGAGAGTTCATCGAGGCCGGTGCCTGCGCCGTCGGTGCTGGCGGGTCGCTGATCGACGCCGAAGCGATAGAAGCTGGCAAGTACGACGTACTCACCGAAAACGCAGAAGCGCTCGTTGCTGCAGTCGAAGACGCCCGATAG
- a CDS encoding HTH domain-containing protein — MSVLDSSRSPGPIELTTSQETVLQELARQYHQHGEPVKGKEIGERIGRCAGTVRNQMQSLKRLGLVEGVPGPDGGYEPTTKTLEILGMKSPEKGTIVPVFKNGDPVKDASVIRIDMSAVYHPTTCRAELQVTGEVDTFERGDRITVGPMPVSGLRLTGTFSGTDSTGTKLMVSIEEMDTE; from the coding sequence ATGTCTGTACTTGATTCGAGCCGAAGTCCGGGGCCAATTGAACTCACGACGAGCCAAGAGACTGTCCTGCAGGAGCTGGCTCGGCAGTATCACCAGCATGGCGAGCCAGTAAAAGGAAAGGAGATCGGGGAACGGATCGGACGGTGTGCAGGAACGGTGAGAAACCAGATGCAGAGCCTGAAACGTCTTGGTCTAGTTGAGGGGGTACCAGGTCCGGACGGCGGCTACGAACCGACCACAAAGACACTGGAAATACTCGGAATGAAATCCCCAGAGAAAGGTACAATCGTCCCTGTGTTCAAGAACGGTGACCCAGTCAAAGATGCAAGCGTTATCCGCATCGATATGTCTGCCGTCTATCATCCGACCACCTGTCGGGCGGAGCTACAGGTGACGGGCGAAGTCGATACGTTCGAGCGAGGAGATCGGATCACAGTCGGCCCCATGCCCGTGTCCGGACTCAGGCTTACCGGAACTTTCTCCGGCACTGACAGTACTGGTACCAAGCTGATGGTATCTATCGAAGAAATGGACACTGAGTGA
- the gfcR gene encoding transcriptional regulator GfcR encodes MKNVDDLIESSAELADRGLSKGEIADELNVSRETASWLVERSGAGSETADTTAPSQAAGGPADIHVDWSAIGRDSNRLTHMGAVMADMLAKHGDDVDLTIGIEKAGAPLATTVAAELDTDLGTYAPRKHQWEEGDIEDLGGTFSRNFAQIRDRECYIVDDTITSGTTMRETVEAIEDEGGEPVACIVLADKQGIDEIEGIPVYSLLKVISVGEE; translated from the coding sequence ATGAAAAACGTTGACGATCTCATCGAGAGCTCCGCGGAGCTCGCGGACCGCGGTCTCTCGAAGGGAGAGATTGCGGACGAGTTGAACGTCTCGCGGGAGACGGCGAGCTGGCTGGTCGAGCGGAGCGGCGCAGGATCGGAGACAGCCGACACGACCGCCCCATCACAGGCGGCTGGCGGCCCGGCCGATATTCACGTCGACTGGAGCGCGATCGGGCGTGATAGTAACCGGCTCACCCACATGGGTGCGGTGATGGCTGATATGCTCGCTAAACACGGCGACGACGTCGACCTCACGATCGGTATAGAAAAAGCAGGGGCTCCACTCGCGACGACAGTTGCGGCCGAACTCGATACCGATCTGGGGACGTACGCACCGCGAAAGCACCAGTGGGAAGAGGGCGATATCGAAGATCTCGGTGGAACCTTCTCTAGAAACTTCGCCCAGATTCGAGACCGCGAGTGTTACATCGTCGACGATACCATTACCAGCGGAACCACGATGCGAGAAACTGTCGAGGCGATAGAAGATGAAGGTGGAGAGCCTGTCGCCTGCATCGTACTGGCCGATAAACAGGGGATCGACGAGATCGAAGGGATTCCGGTCTACTCGCTGCTGAAGGTCATAAGCGTCGGCGAAGAGTGA
- the dnaK gene encoding molecular chaperone DnaK: MASNKILGIDLGTTNSAFAVMEGGDPEIIVNGEGERTTPSAVSFTDDGERLVGKPAKNQAIQNPDRTIESIKRHMGEEDYTVQIDDEEYTPEQVSAMILQKIKHDAEEYLGDEIEKAVITVPAYFSDRQRQATKDAGEIAGFEVERIVNEPTAASMAYGIDEDRDQTVLVYDLGGGTFDVSILDLGGGVYEVVATNGDNDLGGDDWDHAIIDWLAEEFENEHGIDLTEDRQALQRLKDAAEEAKIELSSRKETEINLPFITATDSGPVHLEESLTRAKFESLTADLVERTVEPTEQALDDAGKSKDDIDEVLMVGGSTRMPQVQEKVEEMTGKEPKKNVNPDEAVALGAAIQGGVLGGEVDDIVLLDVTPLSLGIEVKGGLFERLIEKNTTIPTEESKIFTTAADNQTSVQVRVFQGEREIANENEMLGEFHLTGIPPAPAGTPQIEVGFSIDENGIVNVQAEDKGSGNAEEITIEGGAGLSDEEIERMQQEAAQHAEEDQERRERIEARNAAEESIQRANTLLEENEEDLDEALVEDIEAEIENVEAALEDEDAGKEEYEDATESLSDALQEIGKQMYQQEAQAGAAGPGGMGGAAGGPGGAAGPGADAEGEEFVDADFEDVDDSDEEQ; the protein is encoded by the coding sequence ATGGCCAGTAACAAGATTCTCGGTATCGACCTCGGTACGACGAACAGCGCGTTCGCGGTCATGGAAGGCGGAGATCCCGAGATTATCGTAAACGGGGAGGGGGAACGAACGACGCCCTCTGCGGTCTCCTTCACGGATGACGGCGAGCGACTCGTCGGTAAACCGGCGAAGAATCAGGCGATCCAGAACCCCGACCGGACGATCGAGTCGATCAAGCGCCACATGGGCGAGGAGGACTATACTGTCCAGATCGACGACGAGGAGTATACGCCAGAGCAGGTCTCGGCGATGATCCTCCAGAAGATCAAACACGACGCCGAGGAGTATCTCGGCGACGAGATCGAGAAGGCCGTTATCACTGTCCCGGCGTACTTCAGCGACCGCCAGCGTCAGGCGACCAAGGACGCCGGCGAGATCGCTGGCTTCGAGGTCGAACGCATCGTCAACGAGCCGACCGCCGCGTCGATGGCCTACGGGATCGACGAGGATCGGGATCAGACTGTCCTCGTCTACGACCTCGGTGGCGGAACGTTCGACGTCTCGATTCTCGACCTCGGTGGTGGCGTCTACGAGGTCGTCGCCACTAACGGGGACAACGATCTCGGTGGTGACGACTGGGACCACGCGATCATCGACTGGCTAGCCGAGGAGTTCGAGAACGAACACGGGATCGATCTCACTGAGGACCGACAGGCGCTCCAGCGGCTGAAAGACGCTGCCGAGGAGGCCAAGATCGAGCTCTCCTCGCGCAAAGAAACCGAGATCAATCTCCCGTTCATCACGGCCACCGACAGCGGCCCGGTACACCTAGAGGAGAGTCTTACGCGTGCGAAATTCGAGTCCCTGACTGCCGATCTGGTCGAACGAACTGTTGAGCCGACCGAGCAGGCCCTCGACGACGCTGGCAAATCCAAAGACGATATCGACGAAGTGCTCATGGTTGGTGGCTCCACGCGGATGCCGCAGGTCCAGGAGAAAGTCGAGGAGATGACCGGCAAGGAGCCGAAAAAGAACGTCAATCCCGACGAGGCAGTCGCACTCGGCGCGGCGATCCAGGGTGGTGTGCTCGGAGGCGAGGTCGACGATATCGTCCTGCTCGACGTGACGCCACTCTCGCTCGGTATCGAGGTCAAAGGCGGCCTCTTCGAGCGACTCATCGAGAAGAACACGACGATTCCCACGGAGGAGTCGAAGATATTCACCACGGCCGCTGACAACCAGACATCCGTACAGGTGCGCGTCTTCCAGGGTGAACGCGAGATCGCAAACGAAAACGAGATGCTCGGCGAGTTCCACCTGACAGGGATCCCGCCAGCGCCCGCCGGAACCCCCCAGATCGAGGTCGGCTTCAGCATCGACGAGAACGGTATCGTCAACGTACAGGCCGAGGACAAAGGCTCCGGTAACGCCGAGGAGATCACGATCGAGGGCGGTGCTGGCCTCTCCGACGAGGAAATCGAACGGATGCAACAGGAGGCGGCCCAGCACGCCGAGGAGGACCAGGAACGCCGCGAGCGAATCGAGGCCCGTAACGCCGCCGAGGAGTCCATCCAGCGTGCGAACACCCTTCTCGAAGAGAACGAGGAAGATCTCGACGAGGCGCTGGTCGAGGATATCGAGGCCGAGATAGAGAACGTAGAGGCGGCGCTCGAAGACGAAGACGCCGGCAAAGAGGAGTACGAGGACGCAACCGAGAGTCTGAGCGACGCGCTTCAGGAGATCGGCAAGCAAATGTACCAGCAGGAAGCTCAGGCCGGTGCGGCAGGTCCCGGCGGCATGGGCGGAGCGGCGGGCGGTCCCGGTGGCGCTGCCGGTCCCGGTGCCGACGCCGAGGGCGAGGAGTTCGTTGACGCCGACTTCGAGGATGTTGACGACAGCGACGAGGAGCAATAG
- the grpE gene encoding nucleotide exchange factor GrpE, translated as MTEDEGAEAVAPDPEEDVELQIREDLVAQVADRDPELGQEVKSLAEIAIQLNGAVDELEDALESTQDELAETEAELEDARADLDEREATIDDLEERLKQKQAEFQNYKQRQEREKERIKERAAEDLVERLVEVRDNLLRAADQDHDNVESIREGVEMTLKSFDRILEDENVSPIEPEPGAEVDPNKHEVMMRVDSDEPEGTVSELYRPGYEIADKLIQSAQVTVSTGAEAEAEETDDTDDEDAETDTEDGDVEEQDAESAGDDAEPEDTESDAESEGAEAEGAEDDERQETDSEVDGEGDDAERDEPADDAEEDEADDDEGQEEDVEGEEEESDEDDEGDEPEEDVKADPETGEPDDDNDE; from the coding sequence ATGACCGAAGACGAGGGAGCCGAGGCCGTCGCGCCGGATCCGGAGGAGGACGTCGAGTTACAGATCCGGGAGGATCTGGTCGCACAGGTCGCCGACCGGGATCCGGAGCTCGGCCAGGAGGTGAAGTCGCTGGCCGAGATCGCCATCCAGCTCAACGGGGCGGTCGACGAACTAGAGGACGCCCTCGAATCGACACAGGACGAACTGGCCGAAACCGAGGCTGAACTGGAGGACGCTCGGGCGGACCTCGACGAGCGCGAGGCAACGATCGACGATCTGGAGGAGCGCCTCAAACAGAAGCAAGCGGAGTTCCAGAACTACAAGCAGCGTCAGGAGCGAGAGAAAGAACGGATCAAAGAGCGCGCGGCCGAGGATCTCGTCGAGCGGCTGGTCGAGGTGCGGGACAACTTGCTGCGGGCCGCGGATCAGGACCACGACAACGTCGAGAGCATCCGTGAGGGCGTCGAGATGACGCTCAAATCGTTCGATCGGATCCTCGAAGACGAGAACGTCTCGCCGATCGAGCCGGAGCCCGGCGCAGAGGTCGACCCGAACAAACACGAAGTGATGATGCGGGTCGACAGCGACGAGCCAGAGGGGACCGTCTCGGAGCTGTACCGCCCCGGCTACGAGATCGCGGACAAACTGATCCAGTCGGCACAGGTCACCGTCAGCACCGGTGCTGAAGCCGAAGCCGAGGAAACCGATGATACCGATGACGAAGATGCCGAAACGGACACAGAAGACGGGGACGTCGAGGAGCAAGACGCCGAAAGCGCTGGCGACGATGCCGAACCCGAAGATACTGAGTCGGATGCCGAAAGCGAAGGCGCTGAGGCGGAGGGAGCCGAGGACGACGAAAGGCAGGAAACGGACAGCGAAGTAGACGGTGAAGGCGACGACGCAGAACGAGATGAACCAGCGGACGACGCCGAAGAAGACGAAGCCGATGACGATGAAGGTCAGGAGGAGGACGTCGAAGGGGAGGAGGAAGAAAGCGATGAAGACGACGAAGGGGACGAGCCAGAAGAAGACGTCAAGGCGGATCCGGAAACCGGGGAGCCGGACGACGACAACGACGAGTAA
- a CDS encoding DEAD/DEAH box helicase: MTTRLGFEDGTIQLTGEDVANLPDVEYDPRSETYRAPGHRYAALRDALDERGEDVEDDVLNLTAVPDLSSSYQLREYQRDALDAWEGADRRGVLELPTGSGKTVIGVAAIAALSTPTLVVVPTIDLLEQWRDELAEEFPDVRLGQLGGGVQQVGPLTVATYDSAYLRAGEIGGRFGLVVFDEVHHLGGEGFRQIARLLAAPARLGLTATFERPDDAHEVVETLVGEVVYSLEPDDLAGEHLAAYEVKRRSVELPPDERAEYDDQQGTFTDYLKRSNIQLRSGSDYQELVKRSGRDPEAREALLAKQRAREIMMSSEAKVDALADILDRHRGERTIVFTAHNDFAYRIADRFLIPPITHRTSTGERREILDRFREGEYTRVVTSNVLDEGIDVPDASVAVVLSGSGSEREFTQRLGRILRPSEESDRALLYEVVARDTAEEGVSNRRK; this comes from the coding sequence GTGACGACGAGACTCGGCTTCGAGGACGGGACGATCCAGTTGACCGGCGAGGACGTCGCTAACCTGCCGGACGTCGAGTACGACCCGCGCTCGGAGACCTATCGCGCGCCGGGACATCGGTACGCGGCGCTCCGTGACGCCCTCGACGAGCGGGGCGAAGACGTCGAGGACGACGTGCTGAACCTCACAGCCGTCCCTGATCTGTCGTCGAGCTACCAGCTCCGCGAGTACCAGCGCGACGCGCTCGACGCCTGGGAGGGGGCCGATCGCCGCGGCGTCCTCGAACTCCCCACGGGGAGCGGGAAGACGGTCATCGGCGTCGCCGCCATCGCGGCCCTGTCGACGCCGACGCTCGTCGTCGTGCCGACGATCGACCTGCTGGAGCAGTGGCGTGACGAACTCGCCGAGGAGTTTCCCGACGTGAGGCTCGGCCAGCTGGGCGGCGGGGTCCAGCAGGTCGGCCCGCTGACGGTCGCCACCTACGACTCGGCGTATCTCCGGGCGGGCGAGATCGGCGGCCGGTTCGGGCTGGTCGTCTTCGACGAGGTGCACCACCTCGGCGGGGAGGGCTTCAGACAGATAGCCCGCCTGCTGGCCGCGCCAGCGCGGCTCGGTCTCACTGCAACGTTCGAGCGCCCGGACGACGCTCACGAGGTCGTCGAGACGCTCGTGGGCGAGGTCGTCTACTCGCTCGAACCGGACGATCTGGCTGGCGAGCACCTCGCAGCCTACGAGGTCAAGCGCCGATCGGTCGAGCTCCCGCCCGACGAACGTGCCGAGTACGATGACCAGCAGGGAACCTTTACGGACTATCTCAAACGCTCGAACATCCAGCTCCGGAGCGGCAGCGACTATCAGGAGCTCGTCAAGCGCTCGGGACGTGATCCGGAGGCGCGTGAAGCCTTGCTGGCGAAACAGCGCGCCCGCGAAATCATGATGAGTAGCGAGGCGAAAGTCGATGCACTCGCGGATATTCTCGATCGCCACCGCGGCGAACGCACGATCGTCTTTACCGCCCACAACGACTTTGCCTACCGGATCGCCGACCGATTTCTGATTCCACCCATCACTCACCGGACGTCGACAGGAGAGCGCCGTGAGATCCTCGATCGGTTCCGCGAGGGCGAGTACACACGCGTCGTCACGTCGAACGTACTTGACGAGGGGATCGACGTCCCCGATGCCAGCGTCGCTGTGGTCCTCTCGGGCAGCGGCAGCGAGCGCGAGTTCACCCAGCGCCTCGGCCGGATCCTGCGCCCCAGCGAGGAGAGCGACCGTGCCCTGCTGTACGAGGTAGTTGCTCGGGATACTGCAGAGGAAGGTGTGTCCAACCGGCGAAAATGA